One Candidatus Niyogibacteria bacterium genomic region harbors:
- a CDS encoding tryptophanase, which produces MTYLPPPWKIKVVEPAILISRRAREGAIKKAGFNTFLLKSGDVFIDLLTDSGTSAMSDNQWAGLMLGDEAYAGSENFYNFASAVKDIYGFSYVVPTHQGRGAEHLMAKALIKKGQFVLSNMYFTTSREHVERQGGVWKDCVIEEAYDPQKAKPFKGNFDIKKTAGLIKRFGKSKIAFVRVEANCNMAGGQPVSMKNLEDLRALTQKYEVPLIMDATRAAENAYFIKTREKEWENVSVKKILKTMMRLVDGITVSSKKDNLVNIGGFLATRDKKVFEETRSLVVVYEGLHTYGGMSGRDMEALARGIREMVDGDDYIEHRVKQVEWFGGILKDAGVPIVLPVGGHGVYLDAKKFLNHLPQNQYPAQSLAAAIYEECGARSMERGLVSAGRDAKTGHEHGSKLELVRLTVPRRVYTNDHLGYVAENIINLFKKRKTARGLKMVYEPKQLRFFQAKFKRI; this is translated from the coding sequence ATGACATATCTGCCTCCGCCGTGGAAAATAAAAGTTGTGGAGCCGGCTATCTTGATTTCGCGTCGAGCCCGCGAGGGGGCGATTAAAAAGGCCGGTTTTAACACATTTTTACTGAAGTCCGGGGATGTTTTTATTGACCTTTTGACCGATTCAGGAACTTCGGCGATGTCCGACAATCAATGGGCCGGATTGATGCTGGGGGATGAGGCCTACGCCGGATCGGAGAATTTCTATAATTTTGCGAGTGCCGTAAAAGATATTTACGGCTTTTCTTATGTCGTGCCCACTCATCAAGGCCGAGGAGCCGAACACCTGATGGCGAAAGCTTTGATAAAAAAGGGACAATTTGTTCTTTCTAATATGTATTTTACGACTTCTCGCGAACATGTTGAACGCCAGGGCGGCGTTTGGAAAGATTGCGTTATAGAAGAGGCCTATGACCCGCAAAAAGCCAAGCCGTTTAAAGGAAACTTTGATATTAAAAAAACCGCGGGTCTTATAAAAAGATTCGGCAAAAGTAAAATCGCCTTTGTGCGCGTTGAAGCCAATTGTAATATGGCCGGAGGTCAGCCGGTTTCAATGAAAAATTTGGAAGATTTGCGCGCGTTAACCCAAAAATATGAAGTGCCTTTAATTATGGACGCGACGCGGGCCGCTGAAAATGCCTATTTCATAAAAACGCGCGAGAAAGAATGGGAGAATGTGTCGGTCAAAAAGATATTAAAAACCATGATGCGTCTGGTTGACGGAATCACCGTCAGTTCTAAAAAAGATAATCTGGTGAATATTGGCGGATTTTTGGCGACTCGCGACAAAAAAGTTTTTGAGGAAACGCGTTCTTTGGTTGTTGTTTATGAGGGTCTGCATACTTATGGCGGAATGTCCGGCAGAGATATGGAGGCGTTGGCCCGCGGCATTAGAGAGATGGTTGACGGCGATGATTATATTGAGCATCGCGTAAAGCAAGTTGAATGGTTTGGCGGGATTTTGAAAGATGCCGGCGTGCCGATAGTTTTGCCTGTTGGAGGGCACGGGGTTTATCTGGATGCCAAAAAATTTTTAAATCACCTGCCTCAAAATCAATATCCCGCGCAATCTTTGGCCGCCGCGATTTATGAAGAATGCGGCGCGCGTTCAATGGAGCGGGGTTTGGTTTCGGCGGGTCGAGATGCCAAAACAGGCCATGAACACGGATCAAAATTAGAGTTGGTAAGATTAACCGTTCCTCGCCGGGTCTATACCAACGACCATCTGGGATATGTCGCGGAGAATATAATTAATCTCTTCAAAAAAAGAAAAACCGCGCGCGGATTAAAAATGGTTTATGAACCGAAGCAGTTAAGATTTTTCCAGGCGAAGTTTAAAAGAATATAA